One genomic segment of Microbacterium maritypicum includes these proteins:
- the paaD gene encoding 1,2-phenylacetyl-CoA epoxidase subunit PaaD, which translates to MVTLTPTQAAWRIAASVPDPEVPVLTIEDLGVLRAVEVDGTSVHVDITPTYSGCPAMDTIRDDVILALTAAGFDEVEVRLVLSPAWTTDWMTEAGKTKLAAYGIAPPSGRAAVSTGPIRLSLSVRCPRCGSLDTHEVSHFGSTSCKALFECRACLEPFDHFKVH; encoded by the coding sequence ATGGTGACCCTCACCCCGACGCAGGCCGCCTGGCGGATCGCCGCCTCCGTCCCCGACCCCGAGGTGCCCGTCCTCACGATCGAGGACCTCGGCGTTCTCCGTGCGGTCGAGGTCGACGGCACCAGCGTCCACGTCGACATCACCCCGACCTACAGCGGTTGTCCCGCGATGGACACGATCCGCGACGACGTGATCCTCGCCCTCACCGCCGCCGGCTTCGACGAGGTCGAGGTGCGCCTTGTCCTCTCCCCCGCCTGGACCACGGACTGGATGACGGAGGCAGGCAAGACCAAGCTCGCGGCCTACGGCATCGCGCCGCCCTCCGGCCGGGCTGCCGTCTCGACCGGCCCCATCCGCCTCTCGCTGAGCGTGCGCTGCCCTCGTTGCGGGTCGCTCGACACCCACGAGGTCTCCCACTTCGGCTCGACCTCGTGCAAGGCGCTGTTCGAGTGCCGCGCCTGCCTCGAGCCCTTCGATCACTTCAAGGTGCACTGA
- a CDS encoding DUF5724 domain-containing protein: MTAEQAHEELQKKCSCDHNGRRPIRASGMVAPRLARRIAENLNDRSGDFDAVVREELKQQAAALATELDQLSDGKLRKVLVALCPPLGTELAAWWERARSERSADTLSSRWVTLDTLLRHVNHYPHPVEWQATWLLYFGEYTPLGEVFASVLDAGNPEVRRILIDSLEGTHPVGGPSREGYRALLAANDPAAWEFVGRQLLEAGRAEGLRQTILEAAPAGHPDAFAFLLELIVENDLVRFSSTIHALSGWTRETLDTRRSAQAAEALATLATVTRTPPSTEQLRTGSRTEAFLGLWALAFRDIEATIAAASVLLAEPDAGKRLAAARILVMLARPAAADVLVTAFADGDLAVLRTALGAWWVDGGFVRGPAPLSEGALSVLRERVHQVGVSQNIDTGILASRIEALKRSDLVDLLTAASGPDEIDLTIASADARRYAVAKFAKDPTKYRAELFTLALDVSWHVRTSARVALEIDEITGEEALLLEKALTRKTDDIRKTALQLLQKQGPDAVEATLARLRAGKPEQRRAADELAQLAGLTESGAGTAQAASTSPRDPAAQDEPTGALRSDATTTPTGTAQLPALLHYGVEDRTPAVRPIAPPTSRWAIYHPGARRIWQSLGAWLDEHASVEVHTPGGVELLSNVKGVARNEDGSMPLEALVEPWWERISADLVDGGVELDLLRLLSAGTYPLARQVIGDLGEEVNPSTRSLRLSLIEHLARRERRSTWVDPVLDLIDLEASQLPVEELIGPRNVQILSNRHAGVDPRESAGATRSALGSLDPAALDDGQLDRLWRTLRFIDEPEGVVDQWSGERIELSPLSRWHPAKVVVDQPFRFRPPLRFVIEAFERGIASRADLIDHVVTHPSLNCELNVIEPNPLALFSRITSASPQVQRLVEQVQRAVVDLELPRGEFPTPNSVMAMALQRATGAESLVAVLQALGRRPFVRRYLYVSDRDGVLSHLVRIHTPGADETVESVGRAFAGSKIPESRIVETAMYAPQWAELFEQHLGWPGFASAVWWVHAHTPADFYEIKGWVRTERASEIHRRTPVTDEDREVGSADVQWFARMHAELGDDRLDRVLKAAKYASTAGQQKQAELFANVLRGRTGEDELLTRMHEKRHQDAVRAYGLLPLSGDSDEVLRRYEVLRGFVRSGKTSGPQRRATETAAVHTALENLARAAGYRDPQRLTWAMEARTAADLGRGAVTAVDGDVTVSLSIDDLGMPVIEVDRAGKPLAAVPAKSRKVEGITALTVRARELKKQAQRMRESLEAACVVGDVIDAEELSLLQSHPILGRMLPELVMVDGEGRAGFLSAGGDELILADESVIRAVGGLRIAHPLDLLTSGDWPDLQHAVMTRGRPQPFKQLFRELYVLNENEQAEQGISSRRYVGHQLDSRRAAGLFAARGWVRDHGLGYERTFHNERIIAFCNTSGGWGTPGEVEEAVTDDVRFGNVGSRLAIPLSEVPPRVFSETMRDLDLVVSVAHVSGVDPQSSESTIELRARIVDETCRLLGMRNVEADGHHVRIKGALGTYSVHLGSGIVHRIPGDTLFIIPVSAQHRGRVFLPFVDDDPRTAEIVSKVVMLSADDKIKDPTILRQLVR, translated from the coding sequence TTGACCGCCGAACAGGCCCACGAAGAACTGCAGAAGAAGTGCTCCTGTGATCACAACGGTCGACGCCCGATCCGCGCGAGCGGCATGGTGGCACCACGTCTCGCTCGACGCATCGCGGAGAATCTGAACGATCGGTCGGGAGACTTCGACGCCGTCGTCCGTGAGGAGCTCAAGCAGCAAGCGGCGGCACTCGCCACCGAACTCGATCAACTCTCCGACGGGAAGCTCCGTAAGGTCCTCGTCGCGCTGTGCCCTCCGCTCGGAACCGAGCTGGCCGCCTGGTGGGAGCGGGCGAGGTCCGAGCGCTCCGCCGACACGCTGTCGTCGAGGTGGGTGACGCTCGACACGCTGCTGAGGCACGTCAACCACTACCCGCATCCGGTCGAGTGGCAGGCGACCTGGCTGCTGTACTTCGGGGAGTACACGCCGCTGGGCGAGGTCTTCGCCTCGGTGCTCGACGCCGGGAATCCCGAGGTGCGACGCATCCTCATCGACAGCCTCGAAGGCACGCATCCGGTCGGCGGCCCGTCACGGGAGGGTTATCGGGCGCTGCTGGCGGCGAATGACCCGGCGGCGTGGGAGTTCGTCGGCAGGCAGCTGCTGGAGGCCGGGCGGGCCGAGGGGCTGCGTCAGACGATCCTCGAAGCGGCGCCCGCCGGTCACCCCGATGCGTTCGCGTTTCTGCTCGAGCTCATCGTCGAGAACGACCTCGTGCGGTTCTCCAGCACGATCCATGCGCTCTCAGGGTGGACGCGGGAGACGCTCGACACCCGGCGATCCGCTCAGGCTGCCGAAGCCCTCGCGACGCTCGCGACGGTCACGCGAACCCCTCCCTCGACCGAGCAGCTGCGTACCGGTTCGCGAACCGAGGCATTCCTCGGCCTGTGGGCGCTCGCATTCCGCGACATCGAGGCGACCATCGCCGCAGCCTCCGTGCTCCTGGCCGAACCCGATGCGGGGAAGCGCCTCGCCGCGGCGCGGATCCTCGTCATGCTCGCTCGCCCCGCCGCCGCCGATGTTCTCGTGACGGCCTTCGCGGATGGAGATCTCGCGGTGCTGCGCACCGCGCTGGGGGCCTGGTGGGTCGACGGTGGCTTCGTGCGCGGGCCGGCTCCGCTCTCGGAGGGAGCCCTCTCCGTGCTGCGAGAGCGCGTGCACCAGGTAGGGGTTTCGCAGAACATCGACACGGGAATCCTGGCTTCTCGCATCGAGGCTCTGAAGCGGTCGGACCTCGTCGACCTCCTCACGGCGGCTTCCGGCCCCGATGAGATCGACCTCACGATCGCCTCGGCGGACGCGCGCCGCTACGCGGTGGCGAAGTTCGCCAAAGACCCCACCAAGTACCGTGCGGAGCTCTTCACCCTTGCGCTGGACGTCTCCTGGCATGTGCGCACCTCGGCACGCGTCGCCCTCGAGATCGATGAGATCACCGGTGAGGAGGCGCTGCTGCTCGAGAAGGCTCTGACGCGCAAGACCGACGACATCCGCAAGACGGCGCTCCAGCTTCTCCAGAAGCAGGGTCCCGACGCTGTCGAGGCGACGCTGGCGCGCCTGCGCGCCGGGAAGCCCGAGCAGCGGCGCGCGGCCGATGAGCTGGCGCAGCTCGCGGGGCTCACGGAGAGCGGGGCTGGAACCGCGCAGGCGGCATCGACGTCACCGAGGGACCCAGCTGCGCAGGACGAGCCCACCGGCGCGCTCCGCTCCGACGCGACGACGACCCCCACGGGCACTGCACAGCTGCCCGCTCTTCTCCACTACGGTGTCGAAGATCGCACGCCGGCCGTGCGGCCGATCGCGCCCCCGACATCACGATGGGCGATCTACCACCCAGGGGCGCGACGCATCTGGCAGTCGCTGGGCGCCTGGCTCGACGAGCACGCAAGTGTCGAGGTGCACACTCCCGGCGGCGTCGAACTCCTCTCCAACGTCAAGGGCGTCGCGCGCAACGAGGACGGTTCAATGCCGCTCGAGGCTCTCGTGGAACCGTGGTGGGAGCGCATCAGCGCGGACCTGGTGGACGGCGGGGTCGAGCTCGACCTTCTGCGGCTGCTCTCAGCGGGCACCTATCCACTGGCGAGACAGGTCATCGGTGATCTCGGGGAGGAGGTCAACCCGTCGACTCGATCGCTCCGCCTCTCGTTGATCGAGCATCTGGCTCGTCGAGAGCGGAGGTCGACGTGGGTGGATCCTGTGCTCGACCTGATCGATCTGGAGGCCTCCCAGCTGCCGGTCGAGGAGCTGATCGGACCGCGGAACGTGCAGATCCTATCGAATCGTCATGCCGGGGTCGATCCCCGCGAGAGCGCCGGCGCGACCAGGTCGGCGCTCGGCTCCTTGGATCCTGCCGCGCTCGATGACGGGCAGCTCGACCGGCTGTGGCGGACGCTCCGCTTCATCGACGAACCGGAGGGCGTCGTCGATCAGTGGAGCGGAGAGCGGATCGAGCTCTCTCCGCTATCTCGCTGGCATCCGGCCAAGGTCGTCGTCGACCAGCCTTTCCGGTTCCGGCCGCCGCTGAGATTCGTGATCGAGGCGTTCGAGCGCGGCATCGCCAGCCGCGCCGATCTCATCGACCACGTCGTCACGCATCCGTCGCTGAACTGCGAGCTCAATGTCATCGAACCCAATCCGCTGGCGCTGTTCAGTCGGATCACCTCGGCGAGCCCGCAGGTGCAGAGACTGGTCGAACAGGTGCAGCGTGCAGTGGTCGACCTCGAACTGCCACGTGGCGAGTTCCCGACGCCGAACTCGGTCATGGCGATGGCCCTGCAGCGGGCGACCGGCGCCGAGAGCCTGGTCGCGGTACTGCAGGCGCTCGGGCGTCGTCCCTTCGTGCGCCGCTATCTGTACGTCTCGGATCGCGACGGTGTCTTGTCCCACCTGGTGCGGATTCACACTCCCGGGGCGGACGAGACCGTCGAATCGGTGGGCCGAGCTTTTGCCGGCTCGAAGATCCCGGAGAGCCGCATCGTCGAGACCGCGATGTACGCCCCGCAGTGGGCGGAGCTGTTCGAGCAGCACCTCGGGTGGCCGGGGTTCGCCTCAGCGGTCTGGTGGGTCCATGCGCACACCCCTGCGGACTTTTATGAGATCAAGGGGTGGGTCCGTACGGAGAGAGCGAGCGAGATCCACCGGCGCACACCGGTGACCGACGAGGACCGCGAGGTCGGCAGTGCCGACGTCCAGTGGTTCGCGCGGATGCACGCAGAGCTGGGCGACGACCGTCTCGACCGCGTGCTCAAGGCGGCGAAATATGCCTCGACCGCCGGGCAGCAGAAGCAAGCGGAGCTGTTCGCGAACGTGCTGCGAGGCAGGACCGGCGAAGACGAGCTGCTCACTCGCATGCACGAAAAGCGTCACCAGGACGCCGTCCGCGCGTATGGTCTACTGCCGCTGTCGGGCGATTCGGATGAAGTCCTGCGCCGCTACGAGGTGCTGCGCGGTTTCGTCCGCTCGGGGAAGACGTCAGGACCGCAGCGTCGTGCGACCGAGACGGCCGCCGTGCACACCGCGCTGGAGAACCTCGCGCGGGCGGCCGGATACCGTGACCCGCAACGTCTGACGTGGGCGATGGAGGCGAGGACCGCCGCAGACCTCGGCCGCGGTGCCGTCACTGCCGTCGACGGCGACGTGACGGTGAGCCTGAGCATCGACGATCTGGGCATGCCGGTCATCGAGGTCGACCGCGCCGGGAAGCCGCTCGCCGCGGTGCCTGCCAAGAGCCGCAAGGTGGAAGGCATCACCGCTCTGACTGTCCGCGCTCGCGAACTCAAGAAGCAGGCGCAGCGGATGCGCGAGTCGCTCGAGGCCGCCTGCGTCGTCGGCGACGTGATCGACGCCGAAGAGCTTTCCCTTCTGCAGTCGCACCCCATTCTGGGACGGATGCTTCCCGAGCTGGTGATGGTCGACGGCGAGGGCCGAGCCGGATTCCTCAGCGCCGGGGGAGACGAGCTCATCCTGGCCGATGAGTCGGTGATCCGTGCGGTCGGTGGTCTGCGCATCGCTCACCCGCTCGATCTGCTGACGAGCGGCGATTGGCCCGACCTGCAGCACGCGGTCATGACACGCGGTCGGCCGCAGCCGTTCAAGCAGCTCTTCCGCGAGCTGTACGTGCTCAATGAGAACGAGCAGGCAGAGCAGGGGATCTCCTCGCGGAGGTATGTGGGCCACCAGCTCGACTCTCGCCGCGCTGCCGGACTCTTCGCTGCCCGCGGCTGGGTGCGCGATCACGGGCTCGGCTACGAGCGCACATTCCACAACGAACGGATCATCGCGTTCTGCAACACCTCTGGTGGTTGGGGGACTCCGGGCGAGGTCGAGGAGGCCGTGACCGACGACGTCCGGTTCGGGAATGTCGGTTCGCGTCTCGCGATCCCGCTGTCGGAGGTCCCACCGCGGGTGTTCTCCGAGACGATGCGAGACCTCGATCTCGTGGTGTCGGTCGCGCATGTGAGCGGTGTCGACCCGCAGAGCTCGGAGTCGACCATCGAGCTGAGAGCGCGCATCGTCGATGAGACGTGCCGGCTCCTCGGAATGCGCAACGTCGAGGCCGACGGGCATCACGTGCGCATCAAGGGAGCGCTGGGCACCTACTCGGTGCACCTCGGATCGGGCATCGTGCATCGCATCCCGGGGGACACGCTGTTCATCATCCCGGTGAGCGCGCAACACCGCGGGCGCGTCTTCCTCCCATTCGTCGACGACGATCCGCGTACGGCGGAGATCGTTTCGAAGGTCGTGATGCTGTCCGCCGACGACAAGATCAAGGACCCGACGATCCTGCGTCAGCTGGTGCGCTGA
- the paaB gene encoding 1,2-phenylacetyl-CoA epoxidase subunit PaaB, whose product MATPGADEREPWPLWEVFVRANRGLSHVHVGSLHAPDAEMAIRNARDLYTRRGEGVSIWVAPADAITTSDPDAKGAYFESPAGKNYRHAVYYTASEGVPHL is encoded by the coding sequence ATGGCGACGCCGGGAGCAGACGAGCGCGAACCCTGGCCCCTGTGGGAGGTCTTCGTGCGCGCGAACCGGGGCCTCAGCCACGTGCACGTCGGCTCGCTGCACGCGCCGGACGCCGAGATGGCGATCCGCAATGCCCGCGACCTCTACACGCGCCGCGGCGAGGGCGTCTCGATCTGGGTCGCGCCGGCAGACGCGATCACCACGAGCGACCCGGACGCCAAGGGCGCGTACTTCGAGAGCCCCGCCGGCAAGAACTACCGCCACGCCGTGTACTACACGGCCTCCGAGGGAGTGCCGCACCTGTGA
- the paaC gene encoding 1,2-phenylacetyl-CoA epoxidase subunit PaaC: MSAPHPTTAHEGTDVHGDIHGDVSVDEISLSQELSGTGAVAASADIAEYALRLGDDALILSQQLGAWISRAPELEEDVALGNIALDLLGHARSFLHYAGSYDGRSEDDLAFFRDEPEFRCAWIVQQPNGDFAQTIARQFVVATYMFELYSALRASSDETFAAIAEKSLKEVDYHRDHAVQWMLRLAGGTEESRTRIIRAIGDVWPYVDELFRDDDLIDRLGDAAARPSSLRPAFDRVVDTVFAEADVSVPAVMSSSAGGRDGAHATPLGHILAEMQVLARRHPGATW, from the coding sequence GTGAGCGCACCGCACCCGACCACCGCGCACGAGGGCACCGACGTCCACGGCGACATCCACGGCGACGTCTCCGTCGACGAGATCAGCCTCTCGCAGGAGCTCTCCGGCACCGGCGCGGTCGCCGCGTCGGCCGACATCGCCGAGTATGCACTGCGCCTCGGCGATGACGCGCTCATCCTGTCCCAGCAGCTGGGCGCCTGGATCTCGCGCGCCCCCGAGCTGGAGGAGGACGTGGCCCTGGGCAACATCGCGCTCGACCTGCTCGGCCACGCACGCTCCTTCCTGCACTATGCCGGCTCGTACGACGGCCGCAGCGAAGACGATCTCGCCTTCTTCCGCGACGAGCCCGAGTTCCGCTGCGCCTGGATCGTGCAGCAGCCCAATGGCGACTTCGCCCAGACCATCGCGCGGCAGTTCGTGGTGGCCACCTACATGTTCGAGCTGTACTCGGCCCTGCGCGCCAGCAGCGACGAGACCTTCGCCGCGATCGCCGAGAAGTCGCTCAAGGAGGTCGACTACCACCGCGATCACGCCGTGCAGTGGATGCTGCGACTCGCCGGCGGCACCGAGGAGTCCCGCACCCGCATCATCCGGGCGATCGGTGACGTCTGGCCGTACGTCGACGAGCTGTTCCGCGACGACGACCTGATCGACCGGCTCGGAGATGCGGCCGCGCGGCCCTCGAGCCTGCGCCCCGCGTTCGACCGCGTGGTCGACACCGTGTTCGCCGAGGCGGACGTGTCGGTTCCCGCCGTCATGTCCTCGTCGGCGGGTGGGCGCGACGGCGCGCACGCGACGCCGCTCGGACACATCCTGGCCGAGATGCAGGTGCTCGCCCGACGGCATCCGGGGGCGACATGGTGA
- a CDS encoding enoyl-CoA hydratase/isomerase family protein: MIDLAIADDVATIVLNAPSKLNALDERALADLDAAYEAAESAGVRALVLRGEGRAFCAGRDISGVDPRGDDVLGYLGGLVTPLLQRMARFPAPTFAVAHGACLGVGLGLLIATDVVYVAESAKIGSPFAALGATLDSGGHSLFLDRLGAHKTLDLIYTGRLMSGAEAVASGLFSRVFPDDEVVQATTDAAATAARGATAAFLASKELIARIRDERLALWDAVGIENAAQAALCDTDDYREGFAAFQEKRTPVFHGR; the protein is encoded by the coding sequence ATGATCGACCTCGCCATCGCCGACGACGTCGCGACGATCGTCCTGAACGCACCGTCGAAGCTGAACGCGCTCGACGAGAGGGCCCTGGCGGATCTGGATGCCGCCTACGAGGCCGCGGAGAGCGCCGGTGTGCGCGCCCTCGTGCTCCGCGGCGAAGGGCGCGCGTTCTGCGCCGGGCGGGACATCTCGGGGGTCGACCCTCGGGGCGACGATGTGCTCGGCTATCTCGGCGGCCTCGTCACCCCGCTGCTGCAGCGCATGGCGCGCTTCCCCGCACCGACGTTCGCCGTCGCGCACGGCGCCTGCCTCGGGGTCGGACTCGGGCTGCTCATCGCGACGGACGTCGTGTACGTCGCGGAGTCGGCCAAGATCGGGTCCCCGTTCGCCGCACTCGGCGCGACCCTCGACTCAGGTGGACACTCCCTGTTCCTCGACCGGCTGGGGGCGCACAAGACACTCGACCTGATCTACACGGGGCGCCTCATGAGCGGCGCCGAGGCCGTGGCCTCCGGCCTGTTCTCGCGCGTCTTCCCCGATGACGAGGTCGTGCAGGCGACGACCGATGCCGCAGCCACCGCTGCCCGCGGCGCGACGGCGGCGTTCCTCGCGAGCAAGGAGCTCATCGCCCGTATCCGCGACGAGCGGCTCGCGCTGTGGGACGCGGTCGGCATCGAGAACGCCGCACAGGCCGCACTGTGCGACACCGATGACTACCGCGAAGGGTTCGCGGCCTTCCAGGAGAAGCGCACGCCTGTCTTCCACGGGCGCTGA
- the paaE gene encoding 1,2-phenylacetyl-CoA epoxidase subunit PaaE: MSLFTSAPVSLPRATTPRAAAPRTRARFHTLTVEDVRPLTDDAVEVTFTVPAALADEYDHLPGQYVALRTTLDGVEVRRSYSLCRAPEHRDDGQDTRLSVAVKRDEGGLFSTWAQTGLHAGFEIDVMSPQGTFTSALDDLDDRHVVGIAAGSGITPLMALAHTVLTRSETSRFTLLYTNRATLDVMFLEDLADLKDRYPTRLVLHHVLSREQRAAPVLSGRIDEEKLRTILGTLIPPSSVDEWFLCGPLALVDLCREVLADVGVERSHIRFELFTTGDEPARAARPVQVRAGEKTVRIEVTLDGVSSTVESPVDAHESVLNAALRVRPDAPFACAGGVCGTCRARVIEGSVTMTENYALEPDELERGFVLTCQSHPTSDRVVVDYDV, translated from the coding sequence ATGTCGCTCTTCACCTCCGCGCCGGTTTCCCTCCCGCGTGCGACGACGCCGCGCGCGGCCGCTCCGCGCACGCGCGCCCGCTTCCACACCCTCACCGTCGAAGACGTGCGCCCACTCACCGACGACGCGGTCGAGGTGACGTTCACCGTGCCCGCCGCACTCGCCGACGAGTACGACCATCTTCCCGGCCAGTACGTCGCGCTGCGCACCACCCTCGACGGCGTCGAGGTGCGGCGCTCCTACTCGCTGTGCCGTGCGCCGGAGCACCGCGACGACGGACAGGACACCCGGTTGAGCGTCGCCGTGAAGCGCGACGAGGGCGGACTCTTCTCGACCTGGGCGCAGACCGGCCTGCACGCCGGATTCGAGATCGACGTGATGAGCCCGCAGGGCACGTTCACCTCGGCGCTCGACGACCTCGACGACCGCCACGTGGTGGGCATCGCCGCCGGCTCCGGCATCACGCCGCTGATGGCGCTCGCCCACACGGTGCTGACGCGGTCCGAGACGTCGCGGTTCACACTGCTGTACACGAACAGGGCCACGCTCGACGTGATGTTCCTCGAAGACCTCGCCGACCTCAAGGACCGCTACCCGACCCGACTCGTGCTGCACCATGTGCTCTCCCGCGAGCAGCGGGCGGCTCCGGTGCTCTCCGGGCGGATCGACGAGGAGAAGCTGCGCACGATCCTCGGCACGCTGATCCCGCCGTCGAGCGTCGACGAGTGGTTCCTGTGCGGACCGCTCGCCCTGGTCGACCTCTGCCGCGAGGTGCTGGCCGACGTCGGGGTCGAGCGCTCGCACATCCGCTTCGAACTGTTCACCACCGGCGACGAACCGGCTCGCGCGGCCCGACCCGTGCAGGTGCGCGCCGGCGAGAAGACCGTGCGCATCGAGGTCACGCTCGACGGCGTCTCCTCGACCGTGGAGAGCCCGGTCGACGCGCACGAGTCGGTGCTCAACGCGGCACTGCGCGTGCGGCCCGATGCGCCGTTCGCGTGTGCGGGCGGTGTCTGCGGCACCTGCCGTGCCCGCGTGATCGAGGGCAGCGTGACCATGACCGAGAACTACGCCCTGGAGCCCGACGAGCTCGAGCGCGGATTCGTGCTCACCTGCCAGTCCCATCCGACCAGCGACCGCGTGGTCGTGGACTACGACGTCTGA
- a CDS encoding pilus assembly protein CpaE translates to MITRELAVALRDRGLVWHPAEGDRFQLDLPDDVELEAEAEVFTVSEMTIEARQTPSGTDLAFNGTTEWALDAVTLADAVWLPREDQLRDLLRGTFRALVRLDDTFRVDIEIDGDALAFEHPDPSEAYGRALLELISRSH, encoded by the coding sequence ATGATCACACGTGAGCTCGCCGTCGCCCTGCGAGACCGCGGACTCGTCTGGCACCCCGCGGAGGGCGATCGCTTCCAGCTCGACCTGCCGGACGATGTGGAACTCGAGGCGGAGGCCGAGGTCTTCACCGTCAGCGAGATGACGATCGAGGCCCGACAGACTCCGAGCGGCACCGACCTGGCGTTCAACGGGACCACCGAGTGGGCTCTCGACGCGGTCACGCTCGCGGATGCGGTGTGGCTGCCGAGGGAGGATCAGCTGCGCGACCTGCTCCGGGGCACCTTCCGCGCACTGGTGCGCCTCGACGACACCTTCCGGGTCGACATCGAGATCGACGGAGATGCGCTCGCATTCGAGCATCCCGACCCCTCCGAGGCCTACGGGCGAGCCCTCCTGGAGCTGATCTCCCGCTCGCATTGA
- the paaA gene encoding 1,2-phenylacetyl-CoA epoxidase subunit PaaA, whose translation MTSAADLSLVGEISDEERLFDELIANEQRIEPRDWMPEAYRKTLVRQISQHAHSEIIGMQPEGNWITRAPSLKRKAILMAKVQDEAGHGLYLYSAAQTLGTTRDEMMDQLISGKAKYSSIFNYPTPTWADMGAIGWLVDGAAICNQVPLCRASYGPYGRAMVRVCKEESFHQRQGFEILLTLMQGSEEQRAMAQDAVNRWYWPSLAMFGPPDDQSPNSAQSMKWKIKRFSNDELRQRFVGMLVPQAEILGVTLPDPDLRFDEETGQYVIGEIDWDEFFEVVRGNGPCNAERLERRRTAHEEGAWVREAAAEYARKQSLKTKAVA comes from the coding sequence ATGACCAGTGCCGCAGACCTGTCCCTGGTGGGCGAGATCTCCGATGAGGAACGTCTCTTCGACGAGCTCATCGCCAACGAGCAGCGCATCGAGCCGCGCGACTGGATGCCGGAGGCGTATCGCAAGACGCTGGTCCGGCAGATCTCCCAGCACGCGCACTCCGAGATCATCGGCATGCAGCCGGAGGGAAACTGGATCACGCGCGCGCCGAGCCTCAAGCGCAAGGCGATCCTGATGGCGAAGGTGCAGGACGAGGCCGGCCACGGCCTCTACCTCTACTCCGCAGCGCAGACCCTGGGCACCACGCGCGACGAGATGATGGATCAGCTCATCAGCGGCAAGGCGAAGTACTCGTCGATCTTCAACTACCCCACCCCGACCTGGGCGGACATGGGCGCGATCGGCTGGCTCGTCGACGGCGCCGCGATCTGCAACCAGGTGCCGCTGTGCCGGGCGTCGTACGGCCCGTACGGGCGCGCCATGGTGCGGGTCTGCAAAGAGGAGTCGTTCCACCAGCGCCAGGGCTTCGAGATCCTGCTGACCCTCATGCAGGGCAGCGAGGAGCAGCGCGCGATGGCCCAGGATGCGGTGAACCGCTGGTACTGGCCGAGTCTCGCGATGTTCGGGCCGCCCGATGACCAGTCCCCCAACTCGGCGCAGTCGATGAAGTGGAAGATCAAGCGGTTCTCGAACGACGAGCTGCGTCAGCGGTTCGTCGGCATGCTCGTGCCCCAGGCCGAGATCCTCGGCGTGACCCTGCCCGACCCCGACCTGCGCTTCGACGAGGAGACGGGCCAGTACGTGATCGGCGAGATCGATTGGGACGAGTTCTTCGAGGTGGTGCGCGGCAACGGACCGTGCAATGCCGAGCGTCTCGAACGGCGCCGCACCGCGCACGAAGAGGGCGCCTGGGTGCGCGAGGCCGCGGCCGAGTACGCGCGCAAGCAGTCCCTCAAGACGAAGGCGGTGGCGTGA